ACCATCTTTGCGTATCAATTCTGATACCAGCGCTCACCATAGGCTTGTTGGTAATCTGGTGTTTCAATGATGCCTTCTTGCTCTGGAACGGTTTCTAATGGCCCAACGACCGTTCGATAAGGTAATACGCCAGCCCATACCGGGATATCCATATCAGCTTTATCATCATTCACTCCATGTTTACCTATCTTCACGGAGGCTTCTGTTAAAGGGATCGCCAATAGCTCGGTGGCGGTGAGCTCTTTCTCATTACTGAGCCTGACTTCGTCGGTTCTTCCCGGCGCGATTTGCTCAATGAAGATGTTCAATAAGCGATCTTTTTCTTGGTTGTCATCGATGACTGAAAATGACCCCAACACCACTGCAGAACGATAATGCGCACTGTGGTGAAATGCCGAACGAGCTAACACCCAACCATCGAACAAAGTGAACGTTAAACAGGTTGGCTCTCCTTTTTTTAAGCCTTTCAACAAGCGGCTGTTTTTAGCACCATGGATGTAGACCATATCATCCACTCGCCACGCGAGCATTGGAATAACCATTGGTCCATGTTCGCCTTGCAATGCAATGTGTGCGATTAAGCTCTCATCTATGATTTGATGAAGTTTCTCTTGTTCAAATACGGCTTTGTGAGCCCCTTTTTTAATCGTGGTTCTTTTCGTGTTAGATAACATAATCGCTCCTTAATCATTGCCTTTTGATTAATGTAGCGATTAACTGGTCTATTAAATAGAGCCACTTTTAAACACTATTTGGATCCAGTTATGCAGCCTATTGATGTCGGTGACCTACAGTTAGACGAGCAACATGACACGCGTCAAACCGCCTTGTTTCATGCGATCAGAGAAAAGATTGTTCAAGATTTATGGAGTAAGGGCAGTAAGTTACCCTCAACGCGTAAGTTGGCCGTAGAACTGTCGGTAAGTCGAAATACGGTGATTTATGCGTACGAACAACTGGTCACCGAAGGCTATATCGAGAGTAAGCAAGGCTCAGGGTTTTATGTCTCGGTTGAACAACCAGAGCACTTTCTAAGTTTGTCTCAGCCAAACAGTGTTCAGGATCCGAAGGTTAAACAAACAGTCAGTAAACCGGCTGCAAACATAGCGACACCTAACGACATTAACCGCAGCTTTGCCCCCGGAGTTCCTGACTTAGATGCGTTCCCTTTTGCGAAATGGCAGAGGCTGCTGCAACGTCACTCTACACGTCAGAACATTGCGGGCAATCAAGAGGTTCAGGGAAGCTTGGCCTTGAGGGAAGCATTGAGCGGGTATCTTGCGAGTAGTCGCTCGGTTCACTGCAGTACCGATAGAATCATCATCACCGCAGGTGCGCAGCAAGCCATCTCAATTGGTTTGATGGCGACGTTAGCGATGGGGGACAAAATCCTTGTGGAAGAGCCCAGCTATCGACAAGTGCATAAAATCATCGATCTGTTGAGGCTAGAGCTAGACGGTGTGAGTGTGCGTGAAAAGGTTGGGTTAGATATTGAAAAAGTGCTGTCCAGTAACGCCAAGGCTCTGTATGTCACGCCGAGTAACCAATACCCAATGGGCACGACCTTAAATACCGAGCAACGACTTAAACTGATCGATTGGGCCAATCAACATCAGTCATGGATCATTGAAGATGATTACGACAGTGAGTTTCAGTTTGCTCATCGCCCTTATACCAGCATGCAAGGGTTAGCGGGAAAGTTAGGGTTCGATGATCGCATCATCTATGTCGGATCCCTGAGTAAGGTGATGTTCAATGGCTTGCGACTAGGTTATTTGGTGGTGCCAGAAAGTCTGGTGGCGAAGTGTCTTGAGATTAAAGACGCGCTCACTGGAGATACGGCCTCACATACACAAGAAGCGCTGGCGGACTTTGTACGTGAAGGCGATTTATTGCGCCATATTAGAAAGATGCGTCGTTCATACAAACTCAAGCATGAAGCGATGATAGAAGCGATTAAAAGTGAGTTTCATGGCGATCTTGAAGTGATAAGTCAGGCTGCTGGGCTACATGTGACAGTGAAGTGGTATCAAGGGATATCTGAACATGAGTGGAGCCGTAGAGCAGAGTTTGAAAATATCATCATTCGTCCTTTTGACTTTTATGAATATGGATCAAGTGATGCTCGTGATTGGAGTGGTGCAGTGCTGGGGTTTGGTAATATCCGACTGGCTGACATAAAGCCGAAGATCAAACAGATCGCTCGGCTTTTTTATCAGTAATATTGGTAGGGCTTATTTACAATTTTCTGATTCATCACTAATCGAGTTACAACTTGTCGATAGAGACGGTGGGTTTACTTTACCTAGCCACTTCCGCCAAGGGAGTGACAATGTCACAAAAACAGTCACAGCATAGAGCATCGACCAACTTAGGCAGATAAACACCAAGGTACAGATCACCAGTGAAATCATGGCTGTGTATCTCGATGTGCCAGTCAGTAATCGGCAGGCCGCTAACATCGCAAGTAGATAAACCAGTACAAAAATACCATTGGCGAGTTTAAGAAAGAATTCGAGATCCAAATTAGACAATTCACCGATTACACACGAGATAAGCGCGATAAAGCCAATTGCTAAGGTTGGATAAAGTGGCACGCCACGGCTATTAAGCTGCGCCATTTTACTGGTCGGAGTGTGTTGGCGAGCTTGAGCCCAGATCATACGAGACAAGCTTTGGGTGTAAAGGTTTAGGCTAGCAAAACAAGCAAAGAAGCCAAGTACACTGATGACGGTTTTAAAGCCATTGCCAAACAATTGCTCTGTCACCCACGGGATAGAGGCAGCATCAAATTCTGGTGAACCATAAGCGCCTAGCTTGATAATAACCACTGAACAAGCCCAGTACACTAAGCCTGCGACGAAACACCCGGCAATGATGGCGATGGGGAAGTCACGCTGTGGATTCTTAAATTCCTCTCCCATGTGAGCAAAGGCTTCGATTCCTACAAAGCACCAAAACATAACCGCCAGTGCAGCACCAATAGACCACATTGAATCGGATGTCATAGTCGGAAATGCGATGTCAGCTGCTGTGATGTCGGCTTTCCAGACAAAAGCGCTGACTAAAGCAAAAATCGACAAGGCAATCACGGTTTGCAAGCGGCCTGAAGACTTACTGCCCATCAAATTGACGGCAATAAGCAGAGCGACGGTAAAGAACTGAGCACCTAATGGTGTGTCGAGTGGTGCTGGTAACAGTTGTTGAGCAAAGCCTCCTGCCAATGCAATCGCCGCTGGAATACCGACAGGAATAACACTCACAAACAACCAAGCTACACTGGTTTCTAATCGCTCGCTGAATGCTTGGCGCACAAAATAGGCCGTGCCTCCTGCATTGGGGTAGCGTTTCCCTAATGCTGCGAAGGTTAGTGCAATCGGGCAAATGGCGATAAACAGGATTAACCATGCTAGTAGCGATAACTGCCCTGCAATGCCTGCCGCGATAGCTGGGATCATAAACAATCCTGTGCCAAGCAAGGTCGTAGAGAGTTGTCCAATTCCTGAAATAAGCGTGATTTCTTGTTTGAGTTGCGTCATTCGCTCTCCTAGCTATTGGCTTATCATATCGGCCTTCTTGTGCCTGTCTTCTGATGTTTGGGTGATGCTATGAATGAGAGCATACATTGTCGACATCAATAATACAGCTAGCGAAACGTCTTAAGACACCGTCAATTTAACGGAATTAATTTGATTAAACGTGAAAGTGTCGGCTGTCATAATGGCTGTTATAAGTAGGAAAGTTGTGTCAAATTAGGCGTTATAAATAGAACAATAAATGGAAAGAATCAGAAGCATGGATAAATTTGATCGCCAGATTTTGGATATTCTAAAAACCAACGCTCGATGCTCAGTGAGCGATATCGCCCGAGATGTCAGCCTGTCTCGCTCTGCAGTTAACGCCAGAATCAAGAAGCTGGAAAACGATAAGATCATTACAGGATATAGTGCACAGGTGACCGAGCTTGATTTACCGGAGAACGTTGGCGCTTATATCTCTTTGAAGTTTGACATGTCGAGCAGTAACCATAATTGTGAGTCTTACGCTAAAAATATCTACGCTATTGATGGTGTGCAGTGGTGTCACTCTATCAGCGGTGAGACCGACATGATGCTTTATGTTGAAGTTGAAAGCATGGAGCGTTTGAACCAAATTCGCGACCAGCTGCAAGGCTATCCTGAACTTCGACATCTTATGACTCATACTGTCTTAACTGAATTCTTCAACAAGCAAACTTCGTCTTTTAATATGACTTGAGTTAATACCGCTTACCTTCACCGTGTCGTCATCTGTCAGTACTTACTCAACTTATTCTAGTCACTCTATTCTTATTCACTCTAAGGTTGCTGATGTTAGGTAATATCAATTTAAATTTACTGCGGTCGCTGCATGTGCTTCTTGAAGAGTGCCATGTAAGCCGAGCCGCTCAGCGTCTGCACATCACGCAGTCGGCGGTTAGCCGTCAACTGGCTCAGCTTAGAGATCTATGTGGTGATCCTCTTCTGGTTCGTGATGGGAACAAACTGGTTCCAACCAACCGTGCTTTGTTGCTTAAAGGCAAGCTCGATGACTTGCTGGGCGAGTTTGACCACCTCTTAGATGATAAGCCATTTGATCCACAAGACTGGCAAGGTGAATTGGTGTTGGCTTCGAGTGATTATGTTGCTCAGTATATCTTGCCCATTATTGTGTCCGAGGTGTCGAAGGACGCGCCCCATATCAACTTGGCTTATCGTTTGTGGCAGCCTAACTTCCTTGAAACGCTTAATGAATCAGGTATTCACTTGGCGTCGAGTATGTTCCCCAAAAAGCCAGATCATGTCTCAAGTATCAAGCTCGGAGAGGATAAGTCCGTGTGTTTGATGAGAGCCTCTCATCCGCTGGCTAAGCAATCAGCCATAAGCTCGGAAGACATCGTGAATTACTCACATATCAAAGTCACGGGTGGGGGAGACAAAGACAGCTATTCGGATATTGCGTTAAAGAAACAGGGACATAAACGCAGAATCGCATTGCAGGTACCGTTCTTTTCATCGGCGGGAAACGTGTTAATGCAAGACGACTACTTGATGATTGTGCCGGAGCATATTGCTTACAACTTGGGTCGACATCTCGATGTCGCTTACTTTTCGCTGCCGTTTGAGACAGAAATGCATACCTATTGGCTGATGTGGCATCCTAAGTATGACAACGACTCTGCCCATAAATGGGCTCGAGAGAAAGCGTTTAAAGCCATCCAAAAGTCGAGTTACAACATCAGTATGATTTCAAATCATACCAGTGATGATAATCTTTGATTTCAAATAATACCTGCTGCGGCTTATTGTAAGCGCTAAGTATTGAGTATTAATTGTAGAGTGTTCAGCTGGAACGCTTTGTTTTACTAGGAATGGAATGATGACAGTAACAATTTGGTTTTCTTTATTAGCTATCTGCTTGTTGGGTGCAATGTCTCCGGGCCCAAGCTTGGCGATGATCGCTAAGCATAGTTTGGCTGGTGGCCGTATGAACGGACTTATCGCAGCTTGGTCACACGCGGCGGGTATAGGTATTTACGCGTTCGCAACCATTGTCGGTTTAGCGGTGTTACTTGAGCAATCGCCAATGTTGTTCAAAGGGATCAGTTTAGCGGGTGCAGCGTATCTACTTTACCTTGGTGTGAATGCCTTACGCTCAAAAGGTGGAGTTGCTGCGAAATTGGAAGCGGGTGAACAGATGAGCTACATGCAGTCTGCTCGCGAGGCTTTCTTGATCTCTATCTTGAGCCCTAAGATCGCTCTGTTCTTCATCGCTCTGTTTAGCCAATTTGTTGCGTTAGGTAATGAACTGAGCAATCAAGTGATTATTGTCTCAACGCCACTGATTGTTGATGGCCTTTGGTATACCTTTATCACTTTGGTGCTCTCTAGTCCGTTGATCGTAGAGCGCATTCGAGCAAAAGCGCAGTTGATCGATCGATTATCAGGCGTGGTTTTAATCCTCCTTGCCGTTCGTGTGGTGTGGACGATATAGCGATAGTCCATATACTGGCAAGAAACGACATCCATTAAAAAGGCTCACTAGACGTTATCTAGTGAGCCTTTTTGACTTCTATGGGTTGGCTTCGACAGTCTTGAGCTTGTTAGCCTTCTGAATTCAGAACCGCATCGAGTTTTTCCATGGAATCTGAAAAATATGGATTGTAGGTCAAACGAGCATGGTTTTTACCTTCTTCACGATATCCCCATGCTGAGTACCACACTTCACTTGTCGCGTTGCACTGTGCTTCAAAACCTTCCTGTTGACCATTGGAGCAGATCTTCTCGCTACCATTGATCCCGTAGTAAGGATTGTTTGGTGAGAACAGTAAGCCCATATGAGAACCGTTCGAGATACGTTGCTCTGGGATCTTCATGCTGTATTGAACAGCGCGAGGATCATCCAGTGTGGTTTCTCCTTGCCAAACCAAGACATTGTTTGGGTTGGGCATGGATTCCGTAAATGCCTGCTGAACGAAGTGGGTATCAATGACACTGTCGCCTTCACTCATCATAATAAACACGGGCTTATCAAAGTGTTTGTCTTGTAAGTCTTCGCGAACCACTTCTGAGGTTTGGTAGTAAACCGAAGCACCATTCATTGGCAGTGAGTTATAGCGAAGTACATTGTCTTCAGGATCTTGATCCGCCCAAGTGACAAAATAGCTTGCTAGCTCCGCATATTGAACTGCAGAAGAGCTCGGTTGAAACGCAGGAGAGAACAGCAGTAGCCCTGACACCTTAGGATCGTTCATCGCCTGTGAAGTCACGAGGTTTGCGCCTGTCGAATAACCGCCAAGCCACACAGAATCATACTCTTGCTCAAGTAACTTCGTATGATGAGCCACCACGCCCTGCCAATCTTCTAAGTTTGGCTGCATTAAGTCACCAACACGACTGCCGTGGCCCGGTAGCAATACCGTTCTCACTAGGTAGCCTTGTTCTGCTAAGTGCGTTGCGATGTCTTTAAACGAGTAGGGTGAATCACCTAACCCATGAACCAATAAAACTGCCTTACCGTTAGGTGTCGCAGGTTGATATTCGGTAGGTGAATTGAGTTGAATCTCTAGCTGCTTGTCTTTGGTCATGAATACACGGTTTTTCAATAACCAATCTTGAGTTTCATTGACGTAGGCATCAAAGCTGTCTTGCTGGTATTCAGGCAAGTTTGGAGATGTTTCGTAAGCAGGTATCGTTGTCTCGTTGGAACAACCAACGAGACTTAAAGTCGTTAAGGCGAGCAGCGTTAGAATGGTATTTCTATGCATTTTTTGATGTTGTCTCTGTTGTTCTTTTACTATGTCTGAAACTGAAGTTTAGATTACTTTCTGCTTGAAAGGTCTTCGTATTCACCTTCAATAACACCGGCATCACTGGTAGATGATTGACGTGTGTTCATGTGAGCTCCGAAACCCTGTTTTTTCATTTGATTCTGAATGCGCTTGCCAGTGATTAAAGCTGCAATAGCTAAAGGAATAGCAAGAATCAAGCTCGTGAATAACGCCAATAGGCCAGTAAACAAAGCAACAATCGTAACTAATATATTTTTCATATTCATTCCTCTTTTCTCTATGTTGTTACTATATGGCTTCTATTCTGAACGAAACATGAACACCGTTAATAAATACCAGAGAGTCACTATGACACAGTCGTGTGTGGATTGAGAGTTTATATGTAGTCATAATCACGCACTAAAATTATGGAATAACAGTAAGTTTCATAAAATCAATAACTTAAAAGTTGGCACGCTTGATGCTCTATAGGGGTTGGAATAAGTTACTGTAAGCAAAGTACTTACAGCTAATAAGAAATTACTGGAGCCCCTTATATGTTCTGTATTCAATGTGAACAAACAATTCAAACCCCAACCGTAAAAGGCTGTTCTTTCGCACAAGGCATGTGTGGAAAAACCTCGGAAGTATCTGACCTTCAAGACGTGTTGGTGCATTCTCTTCAAGGTGTTTCTTTTTGGGCAAGCCTAGGTCGCGCTTGCGATGTTATTGATACAGAAGTTGATGAGTGGGCACCAAAAGCGTTCTTCGCAACACTGACTAACGTTAACTTCGACCCTGCTCGTATTATCGAATTCGCACAACAGTCTCATGAATTCAAGCAGCGTTTAGAGCAAAAAGTTCGTGCAGCAGCAACATTGATTGGTTTTGAAATTCCAGAGCTTTCTGCAGCAGCACAATTCGATCTTCCAACAGATTCTTCAGAGCTATTGGCACTTGCGCCTCAAGCTGCTGTAAACCGTGGTCACGACTCTCAACACGAAGATGTGATTGGTCTTCGTCTTCTTTGCCTATACGGTCTAAAAGGTGCTGCAGCCTACATGGAGCACGCTCGTGTTCTTGGTCAAACTGATGACGCTATTTTTGCTGAATACCATGAAATCATGGCGTTCCTAGGTACAGATCCATCCGATCTAAAACAGTTACTTGATACATCAATGCAGATTGGCTTGATGAACTACAAAGTAATGGAAATGCTAGACAAAGGCGAGACAGATACCTTCGGTCACCCGCAACCAACAACCGTGAATGTGAAGACTAAAAAAGGTCACTGTATCCTTGTTTCTGGTCACGACTTGCATGATCTAGAAAAGATTCTTCAACAAACTGAAGGCAAGGGCATCAACGTTTACACTAACGGTGAGATGCTACCAGCACACGGTTACCCAGAGCTAAACAAGTACCCACACCTTGCGGGTAACTACGGTAGCGCTTGGCAGAACCAGCAAAAAGAATTCGCTAACTTCCCTGGTGCCATCGTAATGACATCTAACTGCCTGCTTAACCCTGATGTAGGTTCTTACGCAGACCGTCTATTTACACGCAGCATCGTGGGCTGGCCGGGTGTTGATCACCTTGAGGGCGACGATTTCAGCGCAGTAATTGATTGTGCACTAGCGCAAGAAGGTTTCAAACACGACGAGATCGAGCAAATGATCACTGTCGGTTTTGGTCGTAACGCACTGATGGAAGCGGCACCTGCGGTTGTTGAGCAAGTGAAAGAAGGCAATATCAAACACTTCTTCCTAGTCGGTGGTTGTGACGGTGACAAATCTGAACGTAGCTACTACACAGACTTCACAGCTCAAGCGCCAGAAGATTCAGTAATCCTGACATTGGCATGTGGTAAATTCCGTTTCAACAAAAACCAATTCGGCGACATTAACGGTATCCCACGTCTGTTAGATGTTGGCCAATGTAACGATGCTTACTCAGCGATTCAACTTGCTATCGCACTGTCTCAAGAGTTTGATTGTGGTATCAACGAACTTCCGTTAACGCTGGTTCTATCTTGGTTCGAGCAAAAAGCGATCGTTATCTTGCTTACTCTGTTCGCTCTAGGTGTGAAAGGTATCTACACAGGCCCTACAGCACCTGCGTTCCTAACTGAAAACCTACTTAAGATTATGCAAGACGAGTTCGATATGCGTTCTATTTCAACGCCAGAACAAGATCTTAAAACAATCTTAGCGGCTTAATTTAAGCCAACTCTAAGCCCCGTTGTTGTTACGTTTTTCTAAAACAGACAACGGCGGGGCTTTTTCGATTTAAATCTTTAGTCATTTAATCATCAGTAAGGTGCGTGAACTATGTATGCATGGTCGGACAGCGATTCAATCAATTTAGTGTGTTTAAAGAAATGGCACGAGACGCCAGATACGGTCAGCTTTGAGCTTGGAAGTATTCCACAAGACTTACATTTCAATTTTAAGCCGGGGCAATTCATTACTCTGGGTTTAGATATGCCGACGAAGACAGATTATCGCGCCTATTCTGTGGCTTCTTGCCCTGAGGATAATCGCCTGAAGCTCACGGTGAAACGCGTGGAAGGTGGCTTGGTTTCGAACTTTATTGTTGATGAGCTTGATGAAGGTGATGAGGTTTCAGTATTGAAGCCTGCTGGCGCGTTTAACTGTATTGATTGCATGCCAACAGCAACGAAAAAAGTGACGCTAGTGAGTGCAGGTTGCGGTATTACACCTGTGATGGCGATGGCAAAATATTGGTTGGCTCAAGGCAGTGATATTGAAATCGATTTTGTTCACATGGCACGTAATCGACGCGAGACCATCTACTTTGAAGAGCTTAACCAACTTGATGAGACACACGCTAACTTTAACCTTAAGTTACTTCTGAAAGACAGTGAAGGAACAACGGCTCCCCAAGGTCGTCTAGACAAGAGTTGGTTGGTAACACTAAGCCCAGATATTTTAGACCGAACTGTTTATCTGTGCGGCCCAGTTGGCTTTATGCAAAACATAGAAAGCTACCTGAAAGAACTAGAATTCAACATGGACAATTTCTATCAAGAAAGTTTCACGCCAGCGAACCCAAATACGGATTCACTAGCCAATAGCAATACAGCTTCAGAAGAGTCACAAGCGGAAGCGTCTGCAGATTCAAATGGTGCCGTTAAGGTGTTTGTACCTGCATTTGGCGCAGAAGTAGAAGCGGAAACTGGTACACCATTGGCGGATTCATTAGAAAAAGCAGGCGTTCCAATTATCATCGCTTGTCGCAGCGGGATTTGTGGCTCGTGTAAATGCAAAGTGACCAAAGGGTCTGTGGAATCAAGCAGCCAAGAGACATTGACGCCAGAACAGATTGAGCAGGGGTACGTGCTTGCATGTTCAAGCTCCATTCAGTCAGATGTTGAGGTTGAGCTGTAACAGATGTGAAGTCTAGCTTTGTTAGAGTGATGAAGACAAGGTTGGCGGAATAGAGACCAAAATTAAAGTAACAGATGTAAAAAGGCCACTTAGATCAGATAGAGAGAGCAGATCTAAGTGGCAACCTTCCTGTTTATACGGGGGAGTAAAACAAGAAGGGTTGCGAAGTCCATAATAGACTTCGCAGATATAATTATTATGTTGTGGAGCCGTTTGCGCTGAGTTAGTTACAAGATCGAAGTCGTTTAAACTTCAGGGTATGTCTTGTAACGAACACCCATCATCTGTTCCATACAGTGAACAACCTGACAGCTGTAGCCAAACTCGTTGTCGTACCAAATGTACAGAACAGCGCGGTTGTCTTGCGCGATAGTTGCAACACCGTCAACCACACCTGGGTGGCGAGAACCAACCAAATCGGTAGATACAATCTCGGTTGAGTCGGTGTAATCAATCTGTGCAGATAAAGTTGAAGATAGCGCCATCTCACGCAGGTATTCGTTCAACTCTTCTTTGTTTGTACCTTTCTCAAGGTTTAGGTTTGCTACTGCCATTGAAACGTTTGGCGTAGGTACGCGAATCGCATTACCTGTTAGCTTACCTTCCATTTCTGGCATCGCTTTTGATACCGCTTTAGCTGCGCCAGTCGATGTCAGTACCATATTCAATGAAGCAGCACGACCACGACGATCTCCTGAATGGAAGTTATCGATTAGGTTTTGGTCATTGGTAAATGAGTGAACCGTTTCGATGTGACCTGATAGGACCCCAAACTTGTCGTGAACCGCTTTTAATACTGGTGTAATTGCGTTTGTTGTACAGCTTGCAGCAGAGATGATCGTGTCTTCTGGTTGAATGTCATTTTGGTTTACACCAAATACAACGTTCTTGATTTCACCTTTGCCTGGCGCAGTCAGTAGAACCTTCTTCGCACCATTACACGCAACGTGTTGGCTTAGGCCTTCAGCGTCACGCCACACACCTGTGTTATCAACCACAAGTGCATTCTCGATACCGTAAGCGGTGTAATCCACTTCTGCTGGCTTGTTTGCGTAGATAACTTGGATGAAGTTACCGTTAACGATGATCGCTTTACGTTCTTGGTCTACAACGATGCTGCCGTTGAATTGGCCATGAACAGAGTCACGACGTAGCAAGCTTGCACGTTTTTCTAAGTCACCGTCTTTGCCGCCACGAACAACAATTGCACGTAAACGCAGTGGGTAACCTGGGCCACTTTTCTCGATCAATAGACGAGTGAGCAAGCGGCCAATACGACCAAAACCGTACAAGACAACATCGCGAGGTTCTGTCATCGCCTCGCCTTCAAGCGATTCTAAAAGTGCAGTTTGTAGGAAATCATCCAACCCGTGTGTGTCTTCGCGATCTTGCCAGAATGTATGAGCAAGGCGGCCAACATCGATACGACATGGAGATAAGTCCATAGAGAGAAGGTGTTGAATGATGGGTTGAGTCTGTTCTGCGGTAAGCGGAGAACCTGTGTAACGTTTTGCGATGCGGTGAGCTTTGATGATGTCGATAGTTGTTGCGTTAACCAGTGTTTTACCGAAGAGGATAACTTCAACGCCTTTTTGGCGGTACAACTGACCTAAAGTAGGAGCGATTGATTCAGCAATAGTTTGACTAGTTTGCCAGTCTAGGAGGTGCTTTTCGGGACTCATCTTTACTCGGGACCTTTCACGTTAATTTCTGCAATCATAGCGAATGTAGGGTAGCCATGAGTGCATGGGGGAGTTGAGCTATCTAAGCTTTGGTGGTCTTTAACGCCACTTAAATTTGCTTGATATGCCTTGTGTGTAATTTGTAGTTTTTATGTGGCAGGATTGTAAGGTACGACGGGTTATTCTGCTAGGAAAAATAAACATAGATTAATTGTCTGAAAATTGGCTTTTAATTGGTCATAAATTAAGGTTTTAGTGTCAAGAAAGGCTATTGACTTTAACAGTCTGTAGCACTTAATTTTCGCAAAAAAATACTCAGATCAAAACATAATGTGTAATAAAGGGAATGGCGATCATTGAAGATGTGATCATTAGCACTAGTTACACTTAAAAAGTAAACGACAGATAAGGTATTCAGCGAGTTTTCTTGTTCGACCTTTGAATAAGCTGAGTTTGAGTACAGAAAGTTCGTGACGCAAACGATTAGATCTCACAAATTTGACTTAACTTTGGTGTTTATTGGTTTCTAGAGCAGTGACTTGCGGTCATCTAGAGGCATAACCTTATCCTTTCACTTGTTTAAAACAGACCTTCCTCCTTAAATCCTGTGTGTGGATAACGACTGACGCCAATTCCCATGATTAGCTCATAATGTCATTTGTTCATATTCAATTTGATCAATAATTCCTGTTAATGTCCTATTCTTATATTGGGCTAGGTAAAAATACTATCGGGAAAGGAGTCGTTATAAAAATGATAAATATGTCAATTAGATGGCGTCTTATTTTTCTTTCAACAGTTTCTGTATTCATCATGTTTGGGTTTGCAGTCAATGAAGTGCTCAAGAACGATAAGAAGATGAATCACCTTGAAGCAACGCGAATTAAGGTGGAAGCACTTCAATCTTTTAATGCTGTTTCAAGTGGTGCTTATCAATGGTTAGTGCTGTCTAAAGACTCCCCAGAGAAAGGTCCGTTATTTTTAGAGCTGCAAGCGGAAGTGGATAGGCTTGCTCATTACGAAATACAACTTCAACAGTTCGACAACAGTTGGACTGTCGAGCCGCAGTTGATTGAGTTAAAGAGTGTGTTAAAGAAGCTCGCGCGGGTAACCACTAATATTGACAGCGACGCATCACAGATTACTGTCAGCAACGCACAGCAAACAGAACGAGCCTTTGACCTGTTAAAAGGCGTGTTAATGGAGCTGTCTGAATATCGTGCCAATATAGTGGACGAAAAGATCAGCCAAACAGATGCGATGTTTATCAATCTTACTCACTACGTGTTCTGGACTCAGCGAGAAGCGT
The nucleotide sequence above comes from Vibrio atlanticus. Encoded proteins:
- a CDS encoding LysE family translocator, with the protein product MTVTIWFSLLAICLLGAMSPGPSLAMIAKHSLAGGRMNGLIAAWSHAAGIGIYAFATIVGLAVLLEQSPMLFKGISLAGAAYLLYLGVNALRSKGGVAAKLEAGEQMSYMQSAREAFLISILSPKIALFFIALFSQFVALGNELSNQVIIVSTPLIVDGLWYTFITLVLSSPLIVERIRAKAQLIDRLSGVVLILLAVRVVWTI
- a CDS encoding PLP-dependent aminotransferase family protein, translated to MQPIDVGDLQLDEQHDTRQTALFHAIREKIVQDLWSKGSKLPSTRKLAVELSVSRNTVIYAYEQLVTEGYIESKQGSGFYVSVEQPEHFLSLSQPNSVQDPKVKQTVSKPAANIATPNDINRSFAPGVPDLDAFPFAKWQRLLQRHSTRQNIAGNQEVQGSLALREALSGYLASSRSVHCSTDRIIITAGAQQAISIGLMATLAMGDKILVEEPSYRQVHKIIDLLRLELDGVSVREKVGLDIEKVLSSNAKALYVTPSNQYPMGTTLNTEQRLKLIDWANQHQSWIIEDDYDSEFQFAHRPYTSMQGLAGKLGFDDRIIYVGSLSKVMFNGLRLGYLVVPESLVAKCLEIKDALTGDTASHTQEALADFVREGDLLRHIRKMRRSYKLKHEAMIEAIKSEFHGDLEVISQAAGLHVTVKWYQGISEHEWSRRAEFENIIIRPFDFYEYGSSDARDWSGAVLGFGNIRLADIKPKIKQIARLFYQ
- a CDS encoding LysR family transcriptional regulator, with product MLGNINLNLLRSLHVLLEECHVSRAAQRLHITQSAVSRQLAQLRDLCGDPLLVRDGNKLVPTNRALLLKGKLDDLLGEFDHLLDDKPFDPQDWQGELVLASSDYVAQYILPIIVSEVSKDAPHINLAYRLWQPNFLETLNESGIHLASSMFPKKPDHVSSIKLGEDKSVCLMRASHPLAKQSAISSEDIVNYSHIKVTGGGDKDSYSDIALKKQGHKRRIALQVPFFSSAGNVLMQDDYLMIVPEHIAYNLGRHLDVAYFSLPFETEMHTYWLMWHPKYDNDSAHKWAREKAFKAIQKSSYNISMISNHTSDDNL
- a CDS encoding Lrp/AsnC family transcriptional regulator → MDKFDRQILDILKTNARCSVSDIARDVSLSRSAVNARIKKLENDKIITGYSAQVTELDLPENVGAYISLKFDMSSSNHNCESYAKNIYAIDGVQWCHSISGETDMMLYVEVESMERLNQIRDQLQGYPELRHLMTHTVLTEFFNKQTSSFNMT
- a CDS encoding pyridoxamine 5'-phosphate oxidase family protein encodes the protein MLSNTKRTTIKKGAHKAVFEQEKLHQIIDESLIAHIALQGEHGPMVIPMLAWRVDDMVYIHGAKNSRLLKGLKKGEPTCLTFTLFDGWVLARSAFHHSAHYRSAVVLGSFSVIDDNQEKDRLLNIFIEQIAPGRTDEVRLSNEKELTATELLAIPLTEASVKIGKHGVNDDKADMDIPVWAGVLPYRTVVGPLETVPEQEGIIETPDYQQAYGERWYQN
- a CDS encoding alpha/beta hydrolase — protein: MHRNTILTLLALTTLSLVGCSNETTIPAYETSPNLPEYQQDSFDAYVNETQDWLLKNRVFMTKDKQLEIQLNSPTEYQPATPNGKAVLLVHGLGDSPYSFKDIATHLAEQGYLVRTVLLPGHGSRVGDLMQPNLEDWQGVVAHHTKLLEQEYDSVWLGGYSTGANLVTSQAMNDPKVSGLLLFSPAFQPSSSAVQYAELASYFVTWADQDPEDNVLRYNSLPMNGASVYYQTSEVVREDLQDKHFDKPVFIMMSEGDSVIDTHFVQQAFTESMPNPNNVLVWQGETTLDDPRAVQYSMKIPEQRISNGSHMGLLFSPNNPYYGINGSEKICSNGQQEGFEAQCNATSEVWYSAWGYREEGKNHARLTYNPYFSDSMEKLDAVLNSEG